One Brassica napus cultivar Da-Ae chromosome A1, Da-Ae, whole genome shotgun sequence genomic region harbors:
- the BNAA01G27230D gene encoding uncharacterized protein BNAA01G27230D: MPNLQGSLPPELANNVVRLYRECLRRATFIGKQQHNTELVVGMVRQQFKKHMNETDPEKIQKLKDE; encoded by the exons ATGCCGAATCTACAAGGCTCTTTGCCTCCTGAGCTCGCTAACAATGTGGTTAGG TTGTACCGTGAATGTCTTCGTAGAGCTACATTCATTGGTAAGCAG CAACACAACACTGAGCTGGTGGTTGGTATGGTGAGGCAGCAATTTAAAAAGCACATGAATGAGACAGACCCCGAGAAGATTCAGAAGTTAAAGGATGAGTAA
- the LOC106454956 gene encoding F-box/kelch-repeat protein At3g17530-like, with amino-acid sequence MVMITDLPFDLEKKILALVPKESRPQWQTTCKRWYALRQDLLAKKHLAQTGREFIFLLNNSVFSTTINLQGVHNNVDPAMEFGGKLGSLQDSNDLQIDSIFYCKGLVLCTMVGKQRLLVCNPSNRETRYVKPRSHGCSEYALGYKGSKSSCVNSYKILRYCRYLDTQMRRTVSEFELYDFMSDSWRVLDVDEHDAYISARGVSVKGNTYWVAKRYGNQFILSFDFTREKFGFLPLPYESAGPGVSVDYGHKDTAVLSVVRDEQLSVLHQYLHLFSFEMKIWVSNMIGTKKVSWGKFLVVDVVLLNVVSFVVDEEHKVAVCCCTDKDDGDEEGTSIFVIGENIQRHVYDEEVTIDASWPHLINYVPSPVHVVRKSTRKSKRKRNARRHQPEEGTSARSVEETKVTPKAKPKAYRSF; translated from the exons atggtgatgatAACCGACCTTCCATTTGATCTGGAAAAGAAGATACTCGCCCTTGTTCCGAAAGAGTCTCGACCACAATGGCAAACTACCTGCAAGAGATGGTACGCCCTACGCCAAGATCTACTCGCCAAGAAACACTTGGCTCAAACAGGAAGAGAGTTCATCTTTTTGTTGAATAATAGTGTTTTTTCAACAACCATCAACCTCCAGGGAGTCCATAACAACGTTGATCCGGCCATGGAGTTCGGAGGTAAACTTGGATCTTTACAAGATTCAAATGATTTACAAATAGATAGTATTTTCTACTGCAAGGGGTTGGTGCTATGCACTATGGTGGGAAAACAAAGGCTCCTGGTTTGCAACCCTAGTAACCGTGAAACTAGGTATGTCAAACCTAGAAGTCATGGCTGTTCCGAATATGCTCTTGGATACAAAGGCAGCAAGTCTTCTTGTGTTAATAGCTACAAGATCTTGAGGTATTGTCGTTATTTGGACACGCAAATGAGGCGTACGGTTTCCGAGTTTGAACTGTATGACTTTATGTCTGACTCATGGAGGGTGTTAGATGTGGATGAGCATGATGCGTACATATCAGCTCGCGGCGTGTCTGTGAAGGGAAACACTTACTGGGTTGCTAAAAGATATGGCAACCAGTTCATACTCAGTTTTGATTTCACAAGAGAGAAATTTGGGTTTCTCCCTCTTCCGTATGAGAGTGCTGGTCCTGGTGTTTCAGTGGATTATGGGCATAAAGATACCGCTGTTCTGTCAGTTGTTAGAGACGAACAACTCTCGGTGTTACATCAGTATCttcatttgttttcatttgaGATGAAGATATGGGTGAGCAACATGATTGGCACCAAAAAGGTGTCGTGGGGCAAGTTCTTGGTAGTGGACGTAGTGTTGTTAAATGTTGTCAGTTTCGTGGTTGACGAGGAGCATAAAGTGGCAGTGTGTTGTTGTACAGACAAGGATGATGGTGACGAAGAGGGTACCAGCATTTTCGTTATTGGAGAGAATATACAGAGACATGTTTATGATGAAGAAGTGACAATAGATGCATCATGGCCACATCTCATAAATTACGTTCCAAGCCCGGTTCACGTTGTGAGGAAGAGTACACGCAAAAGCAAAAGGAAACGAAATGCAAGGAG GCATCAACCGGAGGAGGGCACATCTGCAAGAAGCGTTGAGGAAACAAAAGTGACACCCAAAGCAAAACCTAAAGCATATCGAAGTTTCTAG
- the LOC106453725 gene encoding F-box/kelch-repeat protein At3g17530-like, producing MVMITDLPFDLEKKILALVPKESRPQWQTTCKRWYAVRQDLLSKKHLARTGRELILLLNTNVFSTTINLQGVHNSVDPVMEFGSKLGSLQDSNDLQIHDIFYCKGLVLCTMVGKQMLVVCNPSNRETRYVEPRTSHGCSEYALGYKGSKSSCVSSYKILRYCRYSDKQLKRTVSEFELYDFMSDSWRVLDIDEHDWEITARGVSVKGNTYWVAKKKKDQFILSFDFSRERFGLLPLPYESVGPEDFINNKYDDTAVLSVVRDEQLSVLHQYLHVYSSEMKIWVSNTIDTKKVSWSEFLVVDVVLLNIVSFVLEEEHKVAVCCSKGKDDPDDEDDPNDEDDPDDEDDPDNEDDPDDEDDPDDEDNPDDPDNEDDPDDEDDPDDDGKEERTSISIIGKNIQSLVYDEGAIDGSWPHLMNYVPNPVQILRKGTRKSKRKRTTRSYEPEGSSARSVEETKVTPIDKAKRVFRVALNVPKEFRKRE from the exons atggtgatgatAACCGACCTTCCATTTGATCTGGAAAAGAAGATACTCGCCCTTGTTCCGAAAGAGTCTCGACCACAATGGCAAACTACCTGCAAGAGATGGTACGCTGTACGCCAAGATCTACTCTCCAAGAAACACTTGGCTCGAACAGGAAGAGAGTTAATCTTATTGTTGAATACTAATGTTTTTTCAACAACCATCAACCTCCAGGGAGTCCATAACAGCGTTGATCCGGTGATGGAGTTCGGAAGCAAACTTGGATCTTTACAAGATTCAAATGATTTACAAATCCATGATATTTTCTACTGCAAGGGGTTGGTGCTATGCACTATGGTGGGAAAACAAATGCTCGTGGTTTGCAACCCTAGTAACCGTGAAACTAGGTATGTCGAACCTAGAACAAGTCATGGCTGTTCCGAATATGCTCTTGGATACAAAGGCAGCAAGTCTTCATGTGTTAGTAGCTACAAGATCTTGAGGTATTGTCGTTATTCCGACAAGCAACTGAAGCGTACGGTTTCCGAGTTTGAACTGTATGACTTTATGTCTGACTCATGGAGGGTTTTAGATATTGATGAGCACGATTGGGAAATAACGGCTCGTGGCGTCTCTGTGAAAGGAAACACTTACTGGGTTGCTAAAAAGAAGAAGGACCAGTTCATACTCAGTTTTGATTTCAGTAGAGAGAGATTTGGGCTTCTCCCTCTTCCGTATGAGAGTGTTGGCCCTGAAGATTTCATTAATAATAAGTATGACGATACAGCTGTTCTGTCAGTTGTTAGAGACGAACAACTCTCGGTGTTACATCAATATCTTCATGTGTATTCATCAGAGATGAAGATATGGGTAAGCAATACAATTGACACCAAAAAGGTGTCGTGGAGTGAGTTCTTGGTAGTGGACGTAGTGCTGTTAAATATTGTTAGTTTCGTCTTGGAAGAGGAGCATAAAGTGGCAGTGTGTTGTAGTAAAGGCAAGGATGATcctgatgatgaggatgatccTAACGATGAGGATGATcctgatgatgaggatgatccTGATAATGAGGATGATcctgatgatgaggatgatccTGATGATGAGGATAATCCTGATGATCCTGATAATGAGGATGATcctgatgatgaggatgatccTGATGATGATGGTAAAGAAGAGCGCACCAGCATTTCAATTATTGGAAAGAATATACAAAGTCTTGTTTATGATGAAGGGGCTATAGATGGATCATGGCCTCATCTCATGAATTACGTTCCAAACCCGGTTCAAATTTTAAGGAAGGGTACGCGCAAAAGCAAAAGGAAACGAACTACAAGGAG TTATGAACCGGAGGGCAGTTCGGCAAGAAGCGTTGAGGAAACGAAAGTGACACCAATAGACAAAGCTAAACGAGTTTTTAGGGTTGCTTTGAATGTCCCAAAAGAGTTTAGGAAACGAGAGTGA
- the LOC125577323 gene encoding pectinesterase inhibitor 2-like — protein MATTYIVNNVLVSCLMFFVMIGSSNAKPADIKVICGKAKNPSFCTNYMKSNPKISGADIKTLATITLGSAQTSASIALTKIQSLATKETNPALKKGYTSCVEQYKNTISSLDEANTSLTSGDGPGLNIKVSAAMEGYTTCQDGLSNVKPDPSVVKDTGDFQNVCGIILVISNMM, from the coding sequence ATGGCAACAACATACATTGTGAACAACGTTCTTGTatcttgtttgatgttttttgtaATGATTGGTTCCTCAAACGCAAAACCTGCAGACATAAAAGTAATCTGCGGTAAAGCAAAAAACCCATCCTTCTGCACAAACTACATGAAATCAAACCCAAAGATTTCAGGTGCTGATATTAAAACGCTTGCAACGATCACCCTCGGCTCTGCACAAACAAGCGCATCAATAGCTTTGACGAAGATTCAGTCTCTTGCCACGAAAGAAACTAACCCTGCTTTGAAGAAAGGATACACCTCGTGCGTGGAGCAGTACAAGAATACAATCAGCAGTCTCGATGAAGCTAATACGAGCCTAACGTCAGGAGATGGTCCAGGGCTGAACATCAAGGTCTCAGCAGCTATGGAAGGTTATACAACATGTCAAGATGGCTTGTCGAACGTCAAACCTGATCCTTCAGTTGTGAAGGACACAGGTGATTTTCAGAATGTTTGTGGCATTATTCTTGTCATCTCCAACATGATGTGA